ATGATTATTTGTCAAACAAGCAATTGACTGCTAGACAGAATAGCTTTTTCGCTTTTGTGGAAAATATCGTTTCAGTTTAGGAGTTTTTCTTTTGGCTCTTGATGGGTCACTTTCTTGGTGAAACAAATatgtcaagaaaaaaatacgCTGTAGATgctaaaaataacacaaaacCACAGAGTTGCATTATTACAGGCCAAACTGACAAACAACATTATCGAAGGTAATAAGTTGTTGCAGTTTCACGAAACAGTAAAGACTGCAATACAACACTGAGGCAGATTTTTGTGCAATTTGGCAAAGATGTTTTCATAGAATTTCTCCCATAACTTGAATCGCAACTTTTTTGGGATCAGGCACGCACCACCCAATGAAAATACTCCTTCATGCATCGTCATGTCACCATCAAGAGTGACTTGGCAAGTTACAACTGGACTCGAAACACGAGGACTGAAACAAAGTTGTGTCACACTTTGCGAGAGAAATTGCTGAGTGTTGCACAGCGTTGACTTACCGTTGTGCCAAGTGTTTGATTTGGATATAAATGACTCACGGTGGCTGGATATTCCAGTCCCACAATGTCATTGGTCCGGGTGAGATTCGAGACTttgaatttatttctttttcatagtCATTTTTGTGGTTTCTTTGGTAACTTGCGTGGTGCCGTTAAAAAAAAACGCAGAGCGCGTTTACGAAACTCGATCTTCCAAGAAAAACGTTCAACTTCCTGAACTTCTGCAAAAATCATCTGCAGAAATCGTTACGGTAGTACATCGTGTAAAGGATCGATTACTCAGTGAACTTACTACTGCGCAAACGAGAGATCATCATGATCTTCAAATTTGATGGACGAGCAGGGATATTTATCCGAGAATCAGGGTCTTTGTTCATAATGTTATTCTAATGCCTGCCATCCCGCTTCCTATTTCTTTTATGGTCTTTTAAAATCGCCTCAAGCAAGCAGTTCGCACATAAAACTAACATGCCCTAGGGTTCAGAGTGAAAAATAAAACCGATTAATTAAAGGAACATcgcaaaaagtaaaataaaataaaataaaataaaataaaatagaaaaagcTCCGATTACTGCGATCAATTTTATCCAAAATGTTTTTGTCAGCAAGTGACGTGATAAACAATCAAGTACCATCCGGCAAATAATGCAACCAATCAGGATATTAGTCACGGTCGTGCCCTTGTGCCGACAATAAAGTTGCACAATAATTATTCCTCGGTGTGACATCATCACTGTTGAACAACGAATATATCGATACACCTGAGCAGTCGTGCACTCAAATACCGGCCTTACGCCGATGGTTAGTCTTCTTAGGAGCCTATATTGCTCTTAAGTTCCGGTGGATTACTCTACAAATTGAGTAATTTTTCCAAGGGCTGAACATTATGTCTAATAAATCGTTTTGGAAGAGGTAACAAGATGGTACACTTGTTTGATTGATGGGAGGTTTGTGTTGAGTTGTTCACCGCGCGCTGTTTGTTGTATTAGCAAGAAGGGTGATATAAAATGACCTCCGTCTTGCCGGCATGGAAAGTTGAACttttagaaaagaaaaagaagaaggaaCAAGATCAACGTCAGAAACTTGAGGACGAGAAAGCTCGCAATGTGGCCATCCCGGAATGGAAAAGATCTCTgttggaaagaaagaaagagggcTCGAGCGATCTGCCGGAAACAAGAAACGCAGGGCAACCAGGCAGTTTAAGTGTCAACAGTGTTTTTGGAACAAGAATCTTGAGAAAGAACTCCGAGAAGACCATAGCGATCGCTACCGCCAGTCAGAGACCTGTCAGTAAAAGCGAGGATGAACTCATCGACACGAGGAAGGTCTTGCAACATCATGAATTCGCTTCGAATGCTGTAGTCCCGAAAGTGAATAGTTGTGTTACCAATGCTGTCGACATTCCGACTGAGGTGGAACACAGCGGAAACAAGCGGGGCTCTCTTCGTCGAGAGGTTGTAAATGGTAGCGACCATTCGCAGTTTTCGGATGTAGCGTCTCCCAGAGAAGATTTGGAGGTAAAATCAAGCTCAAACGAATCGCACAAGGTAGAGCTTGACAATGAGCTTGTCACAGTTCCTTCTGTTCTTACATACAAACGAATGTTTGAACGGTCGAAACCAGGAAACGACAAGGAGATTAGCGCGTCTTGGAGTGCGTTGAGTACAGAAAGCTTTAAAACTGATTTTAAAAGCAATAAAAGTACTTCTGAAAATACGTTAGACATTGTAAACAACAATGAACAAGCGCAGATTCCAAACAAAAGCTTTGGGAACATTGCACAGTCAGTGTTTTCGACGAAATCAACAAGTGTAACTGAACCTGAAATGTTAGAACACAAAACTTCAGGTCCCTCGTATTCAATTGCACCAAAGCCTTACAAGAATTTTGTCATCACACCACCATGGTTGAAAAACTCTTTACCCAGGAATGTTAATTTTCATCCTGGAAAAATATCTTTTCAGGATCCCCTAGCTACAGCAGCTGATAGGTCTTGTGAAGATTTGCAGCAGTCTGATCAAAACAGAGTCATTGAATCCCCTACCCAGGACAAAGTTGAGAAAATATCAGCTAATAGCGATGTGATAATATCTGCAAGTGCTACTGAACAAGGGAAAGAAAAAGCTCCTGAAACAGATTTCAAGGAATATGCTCCACGTCAATCAAAGCAGTCATGTGCCCAAGATGACCAACTGGCCGTCAGCCGTGTCATGGCAAGTGGGAATCAGAAATATGTTCTGATCAGCAGCAAAAGCCAACAAGATATAACTGTTTCAAGTGAAAGGGCTATTGCAGACAATAGGCAAGAAAATACAATTGTTCCAGTTTCCAATGAATCATTACGTAGTCAACAAAGGACTCAGGACAGTGTCTCGCATGAGAGATTTATTGACTCTGTTCGCAGCAAGTTTGGACCTTCTGTAGGAAATCAAAGGCGAACATCTTCTGaagagaatatttttcaaaaaaccaacCAGTCACAGCCAATTAAACAAGAAGGTGTCGTATGCAGAGCTGGACAAAGTAAAAGAACACATCCTAGTATGGTCAGATGGTCAGCTGACGTTTTAAGTTTGATGTCACAACAGATTGACGACGGTGATTTTGACTCATTAACATTGTCAGTAAGAAGTGCATCAAAGATACCTTCAGCAAGTGACAGTCATGCCAAAAGACCACCTCCTCCTACAAAACGATGGACTGCTGATGTGCTTAGTGTGACATCAGTTCAGGCTGATAGTGAAGCACCAGAATTGTCGCCAAGAAGTGATTCCAGTGCAAGGTCCTCACCTGGTAACAGCCTCAATCGAGTTAGGTCATCCTCTTTGTCAGATGTAAGGGAAGAACATGGAGTTGATTACTTCCAGCACAAAGCAAATGTTTCTCAGGGCATTGAACACCGCATGCACAAGCTTATTAGGAAGGCATCTATCTCTGAAAACAGTCTTAATTTGGAACAGGAAGGTTCAGATTCACTGAGTGACGAGGACTCGTTAGGGGTAAATGATGAAGACTTTGAGTCTGAAAAAGTCTCAGATGCAATGGACACATTAAAGAATGAAATCACGGGTCACAAAGTCACAGATATTGGCCCAAACGAAAAGGACTCCAAACCACCATTTTCGCCCAGGAAACATAGCATTTCacagaacattgaaaacaagttGTGCGAGCTGTTTCAACGGCAAGTATCGCAGCAGTCAGATGAAGGTGAATCGGAAGGAGAAAGGACTACAGAATATGATTTTAGAACTTCTACAGACAAAGTGGTGGAAGAGGTAGCAGAGTCAACACCAGAGGAGCTGAAAGATGACCTGACACCCATGGTCACTACCAACAAATCATCTACTTACATTACACAAAGATTGGGAGAAGAACTGAATGGAGAGCTTGATGAAATGGAACCTGAAAGAAATGCGGTGAAAGGTTCAGTCCATAAGTTGTCATCATTGTTTGGGTCAAGTATTTGGAAACCcaacaagaaaaataaaggcagctctgaaaataaacatgaaCTCAAGGAGGAACCAGGAAGTAAGCCTCAAAAAGATTTATCAACACCAAAGAAGGAAGATAGCAAAAAATCTAATCTTTTTGGTAAATCTCATAAGATTGAAGGAAATAATAAAGAGACAGATTCATCCAATGTGAACATATTCCCTTGgctcaaaaatcttgaaaaagacAAAGACAGGGGGAGTAAAATAGCGAACAATCAATCAAAGAACAAAAGTTATGCTCAGAAGAAAAGTAGTTGGAGGTCAACTAATCAAGATATTGATAATGTGCAGACTGGGTGGCAACCGGCGGGCAAGACTGATCAAGAAACCGATGTTGTGCATGTATTGCAACCAGTCCATAATACTAATCAAGATATCAGTGCCATACACAATGCTGCAAATCCATTGCCACCAGTGCGTAAAACTGACCAAGATATTGATACCTTGAAGACTGCTGCACACGCATTGCGACCAGTCCACAAGGCCGAAAAACTGAAACAAAGGCAGCTTGTTGGCAAAGTCATGATAATTAGCAATGCCAGTCACGATGATTCCCTTCCAAAAGGGGTGTACCACAAACCAAGTATCCAGCTCCCAGATGAGAATAAAGAAATGGCATCCACAGAAGCAACAGATTCCAAGTCAGTTATGGGCACTAGAGGAAATGAGGCTCAGATACCAGTGGTAGTAACAGAGCATTGGAATCATAAACAGCATAGTCTGGAAATGGAAAAACGAATGGAAGAGTCAGTCCCTGTAACCTCAATTGATGAGGTACCTGTTTCAGCAATAGACATTCCTGAGTTATGTGAGAGTGATGTTGTTGTGTCTGTGATTGACATTCCTGCTTCTCCAGATGTCCACAGTGCTGGGAACTTTGCCTTACTAAATGTTACCTCTGAAGGCTCACCACGTAGTGATGATGACAAAGATGATATTTGTGTGTCAGTGATTGATTTGCCATCACCTGTTGCTAAGGAGGATGAGCCAAGTATTCCTCAGGCAGGGTACCTGGAGACAGAGGAGATGTTAGATGAAAGTGATACAGATGAGGTGGAAGGAAGCTATGATTTTGCTACAGGAGAAGTTACCCATATAATGAATGGTCACAGTGCTCTGGAAAGTGATGAAGAATCTGATGACGATGCtgatgaaaatgatgatgatgatgatgatggtgatgatatcCCTATATCCTATATTGGAGCTTCACCCCAATATCAAGTTCCCCAAGTTGTGTTTGATACAGAACCTGTTGCTTTGAAGTCTTGTCTGAGTCCAAAGCCAGCAAGAAAGAAGGTAACACATATTTTTCAATGGCTTTGACACCTATCGAGACCTTTAAGGGGATagatctgtttttttttttttctggctctTGTTGAGAAAAACAGTCTGTAAAAATAAGATGACAGTTTTCTCAAGGAGTTAACAAGAGCAAAAAAATACCTACATGCATGTTAGGTTTGACTAATCAATAGTAAAATCAAATGAGAAGCAGCAAGCAATGATTGGATTTGCATTGTGTTGGAGTAATGACTAACCCTAACCACAGACCTTATACCCCTGTgttgtaattttttcatgtcacCTTATTTCTTTATCAAGAAAGGGCACTATGCAACTCTTATTTGCAACACAAATTGCCATTCAATCTAAGTGAAGTTGTAAGCCAGGCCAGTTCTATGATGAGATATCTCATACAGTGTTTAATTGCAGTGCAGTTTGTTGTGGTAAGAAAGTGAAggaagttattttttttttgtgtgtagtaGTGCTAACTTGGtttacaaatctgacaaatagggAAGTGCACATAAAATTGGCTTAGAAATATTTAAgtcaaattaaatttaattatcataaacagaggaaaaaaaatacaaaatatgaCTATTGAATGTGATTTTAGATTTCTGTCAACTATGCATTATTAATTCCAATTAAATAATTAACCATACCACATGCAAATTATGCAGATGTGTTCTAAGATAATTTTAAGCCGTGGTATTTTGAGACTATTTAAAGCTGAACATCCACAGATAACTAAATTAATTACCTGTGGATGTTTAGCTACATTTAGCAATGccaattaaaaatcttaaatgTGATAGTACAAGCTAATTCATACCTttatcttacatgtacattgtatttgtATGAAAGAAATGTTAATTCTTTTATCAATTtgcttataatttttattttgtagcttgtttaaaatttctgcTCCTTATAATAGTAATatttatataaattataaatatattGTCTATGGTTTCTGCAGTTAGctgttggcaaaaaaaaaaatttttttgtcagGGTAAATTCTTGGCATTTCGCCCTTCACATCAAAGCACACAAGTAGTACAGTCCATTATCCAGAATTGTCTGATAATAAGTCTAAAATGAATATTAATCAAGGACTGAAGTCAAAACAATAACGTAACAAATATAACAATATTTAAATTGCACACATGTAGTACATGTAGTCAACATTCAGCTAATGGGACTAGTTTCTAAAAGAAACATTGTGATGTTGAGTTGGTGGGTTTTACACtgaaatttgcaaattcacACAGGGCCAAGGCTTGGAATGCCAGCCATTCAGTCAGGCATAAAAGGTCACTTTGCAACTGGTTTCCATTGAATATGgacttaaaattaaaatttaaactaaTTAAATTTCTAGAATACTATTATGGGTGACAAATGCATTGTAGCGTGAAAATTCTGTGTGAATTTATAATTTcccatgtgaaattacaaaagtGCTACGAAAGAATTGTAACTGTTCATGTTATTTTGTCTGATCCATAAGTTTGCCAGCTCTTATACAGTTTGAAGTTTAACTTTAACaaatttttatataatttatgcTAGTTTGCTTGGCCATTCTATACTGTAGTAAACATTTAGAGACATTTTACCCTTCAAAATATGTTGATACAAAGTTGAATAGATAAATGTCCTTGAGCAGATTTTAAGCAGGCACCGTTGTCAGTTTATTcatgactattattattatagtgaATCAGGTGAGAGAGATTTTACTGTTGACTgaactttgaacatttttgTAAACAGCAGGTGGGACTTTTTTGTCAAGCATTTCAGAAACATGtgaacttaaggtggctcaaaccagttacAAAACTTTCAAGAGACTGTCCTATTAGAAGAGTTaagtgaatagagtgtaatgtgaagtgctagatttcaatcccatatgaaccatgtgagtgttagccctacagCCCtacatatgaaccatgtgagcgttagcctttccatctgtagggctaacgctcacatggttcatatgggattgaaatctagcacttcacattacactctattcagttaactctgttgaaaatataagtgctacacggccaacgtttgtataaacgtaacctttccttgtcctattagaaggattgactctacaacactgtatcataTAATAGCAATGTCatgataccatatgaaacactaaTTATTGCACAAAATGAAACGCTCATTATCATGACTTAATTAATATACTGTCATAGCAATGGGAGAGTCAACTAAAGACAtgctatattttgtctttagttccTTGTATCTCTAAAGTGAACTCAGTGACCGccatttaaaaataataataataataatgataatagtaataataataataataataataatatgtttatTCACTCTTTATGCTGGAAAGTGATTACGAGGACGCGAGAAAACTCTGTGAACTTAATGTGCAGATTCAGTGTATgtgtggattcagagccaccttaaaaatttgagaagttaaggtggctctacaTCTGctcaacagaattttttaaattatgcaaatagTTTTACCTTGGCCAGCTAATCACACAAATAATGGGCTTTGTGCTGCTATGGTAACCAATTATGTCACATTAAGGAGGATATCTTGTAAAGCAGTAGTTCTTTGATAATATTATGGTACTATGACACTAATATTATCTTAAACAATGTTGTTAAGCATTTGATTCCTATGTTTGAAccccaggtgtcaatgggttaagtcaATATTTTTAGTAGTGCAGTctcttgaaaaagctgaaactggtttgagccatctGAAGCCAAAATGTATTCTTAAAGCTTTTCAGTGCTTGGATCAATACAATGAAACCCACAATATAATGCAATGATGAGCCTCAATCACTTTCCATGAAAAATAAAACTGGGCACAAAGTCCGGAAAATCAAAAGGTCTGAGTAGTCATGGTCTTGATGAACGATCCTAGACTTTACTTTCTTTGTACTTGTCAATTATATTCATGTTTTCCACCATTTTCAGTAAATAAGTGCTTAACACATGTCTTGATTCTCTGTTTTGTAGATGAAAGGAAAAGTTTCATTTAAAAGCTCACACACAATCCATGACTATCCATCAGAGGAAGCGTTCATAGCAG
The sequence above is a segment of the Montipora foliosa isolate CH-2021 chromosome 2, ASM3666993v2, whole genome shotgun sequence genome. Coding sequences within it:
- the LOC137993433 gene encoding uncharacterized protein translates to MTSVLPAWKVELLEKKKKKEQDQRQKLEDEKARNVAIPEWKRSLLERKKEGSSDLPETRNAGQPGSLSVNSVFGTRILRKNSEKTIAIATASQRPVSKSEDELIDTRKVLQHHEFASNAVVPKVNSCVTNAVDIPTEVEHSGNKRGSLRREVVNGSDHSQFSDVASPREDLEVKSSSNESHKVELDNELVTVPSVLTYKRMFERSKPGNDKEISASWSALSTESFKTDFKSNKSTSENTLDIVNNNEQAQIPNKSFGNIAQSVFSTKSTSVTEPEMLEHKTSGPSYSIAPKPYKNFVITPPWLKNSLPRNVNFHPGKISFQDPLATAADRSCEDLQQSDQNRVIESPTQDKVEKISANSDVIISASATEQGKEKAPETDFKEYAPRQSKQSCAQDDQLAVSRVMASGNQKYVLISSKSQQDITVSSERAIADNRQENTIVPVSNESLRSQQRTQDSVSHERFIDSVRSKFGPSVGNQRRTSSEENIFQKTNQSQPIKQEGVVCRAGQSKRTHPSMVRWSADVLSLMSQQIDDGDFDSLTLSVRSASKIPSASDSHAKRPPPPTKRWTADVLSVTSVQADSEAPELSPRSDSSARSSPGNSLNRVRSSSLSDVREEHGVDYFQHKANVSQGIEHRMHKLIRKASISENSLNLEQEGSDSLSDEDSLGVNDEDFESEKVSDAMDTLKNEITGHKVTDIGPNEKDSKPPFSPRKHSISQNIENKLCELFQRQVSQQSDEGESEGERTTEYDFRTSTDKVVEEVAESTPEELKDDLTPMVTTNKSSTYITQRLGEELNGELDEMEPERNAVKGSVHKLSSLFGSSIWKPNKKNKGSSENKHELKEEPGSKPQKDLSTPKKEDSKKSNLFGKSHKIEGNNKETDSSNVNIFPWLKNLEKDKDRGSKIANNQSKNKSYAQKKSSWRSTNQDIDNVQTGWQPAGKTDQETDVVHVLQPVHNTNQDISAIHNAANPLPPVRKTDQDIDTLKTAAHALRPVHKAEKLKQRQLVGKVMIISNASHDDSLPKGVYHKPSIQLPDENKEMASTEATDSKSVMGTRGNEAQIPVVVTEHWNHKQHSLEMEKRMEESVPVTSIDEVPVSAIDIPELCESDVVVSVIDIPASPDVHSAGNFALLNVTSEGSPRSDDDKDDICVSVIDLPSPVAKEDEPSIPQAGYLETEEMLDESDTDEVEGSYDFATGEVTHIMNGHSALESDEESDDDADENDDDDDDGDDIPISYIGASPQYQVPQVVFDTEPVALKSCLSPKPARKKMKGKVSFKSSHTIHDYPSEEAFIAVYDELHGNNAMPLKTLQNYQPSALANMEKILERAGGNQPIQEIPPAYSNGLDSEHDASVTVDNHPEIKYTDEGQGFTDSSDYASALLF